In a single window of the Elaeis guineensis isolate ETL-2024a chromosome 8, EG11, whole genome shotgun sequence genome:
- the LOC105050405 gene encoding GATA transcription factor 20 has product MSENPNPPVDVKPAACGRFSGYYIHKPAAAHQVLPVVAMPVQIDGGRGGGGESHLIAAADTQALQRYEEAEHHGGGVGGGHGMEEDRDVAVDGEAMEADGEADPGNLGDPQAAIAPQVGGNQLTLSFQGEVYVFDSVSPEKVQAVLLLLGGREMNTALNSFPSSSHIHNRRINFPHRVASLMRFREKRKERNFDKKIRYNVRKEVALRMQRNKGQFISSKPKPEDSSSGITSWDTTQQWGSPENRPPAASACHHCGISAKSTPMMRRGPEGPRTLCNACGLVWANKGTMRDLSKNPPSAIPNALTEPKEGNSAESGAAQPLVIAANGHDS; this is encoded by the exons ATGAGCGAAAACCCTAATCCACCAGTGGACGTGAAGCCGGCGGCCTGCGGCCGCTTCTCGGGCTACTACATCCATAAGCCGGCGGCCGCCCACCAGGTCCTCCCGGTGGTGGCGATGCCGGTGCAGATCGACGGTGGCCGTGGGGGCGGCGGAGAGTCGCATTTAATCGCCGCCGCCGACACGCAGGCTCTTCAGCGGTACGAGGAGGCGGAGCACCACGGCGGTGGCGTCGGAGGCGGACATGGGATGGAGGAGGATCGGGATGTGGCCGTGGACGGCGAGGCGATGGAGGCGGATGGGGAGGCTGATCCAGGCAATCTAGGGGATCCTCAAGCGGCGATCGCCCCTCAAGTCGGTGGCAACCAGCTCACACTTTCGTTCCAGGGTGAGGTCTATGTCTTCGACTCCGTCTCCCCCGAAAAG GTTCAGGCCGTGCTCCTGTTACTTGGGGGGCGTGAGATGAACACGGCtttaaattcttttccatcatctTCCCATATACATAACAGG CGCATAAATTTTCCTCACAGAGTTGCATCATTGATGAGGTTTCGTGAGAAGAGGAAAGAGCGGAACTTTGACAAGAAAATACGATACAATGTTCGCAAAGAGGTTGCCCTAAG AATGCAACGAAACAAGGGTCAATTCATATCGTCCAAACCGAAGCCTGAAGATTCATCATCTGGCATTACCAGTTGGGATACCACCCAACAATGGGGTTCACCAGAGAATCGGCCACCAGCAGCATCAGC ATGCCATCATTGTGGCATTAGTGCAAAATCTACACCAATGATGCGCCGTGGACCTGAGGGACCCAGGACCTTATGCAATGCATGTGGGCTAGTGTGGGCAAATAAG GGAACAATGAGGGATCTTTCGAAAAATCCACCTTCAGCCATTCCAAATGCCTTAACAGAACCAAAAGAAGGG AATTCTGCTGAATCAGGAGCTGCACAACCCCTTGTGATCGCTGCCAATGGCCATGACTCATAA
- the LOC105050404 gene encoding mannosyl-oligosaccharide 1,2-alpha-mannosidase MNS1: MARGRSSSSSRWRYLHPSYYLKRPKRLALVFISFVVITFVIWDRQSLIREHEDEISKLKQEMSRFQEQLREVEGNVGNLGEGIISTNDKVISKDVVDMDPVNQQRREKVKEAMLHAWSSYEKYAWGQDELQPQSKNGVNSFGGLGATLVDSLDTLYIMGLEDEFQRAREWVANSLDFNKDYVASVFETTIRVVGGLLSAYDLSGDEIFLEKAKDIADRLLPAWNTASGIPYNRINLAHGNPHNPGWTGGDSVLADSGTEQLEFIALSQRTGDPKYQQKVENVITQFQKTFPSDGLLPIFINPHSGTASHSTITFGAMGDSFYEYLLKAWVQGNKTEAVKHYRQMWETSMEGLLSLIRKTSPSSFTYICEKNGDSLSDKMDELACFVPGMLALGSSGYGPEKAEKILSLAKELAWTCYNFYQSTPTNLAGENYFFRNGADMSVGTSWNILRPETVESLVYLWRFTGNKTYQDWGWNIFQAFEKNSRIDSGYVGLRDVNTGSKDNMMQSFFLAETLKYLYLLFSPPSLISFDEWVFNTEAHPLRIIPRNDKEESLRADGKANSRPVHKRFGRKHGRTGYN, translated from the exons ATGGCCCGGGGTCGGTCCTCTTCTTCGAGCCGGTGGCGGTACCTGCACCCCTCGTACTACCTGAAGCGTCCCAAGCGGCTAGCCCTCGTCTTCATCTCCTTCGTCGTCATCACCTTCGTCATCTGGGATCGGCAAAGCCTAATCCGGGAGCATGAG GATGAGATTTCAAAACTGAAACAAGAAATGAGCCGATTTCAAGAGCAG TTGAGGGAAGTAGAGGGGAACGTGGGAAATTTAGGTGAAGGCATCATTAGTACAAATGATAAAGTAATCAGCAAGGATGTTGTTGACATGGATCCTGTCAACCAGCAACGtagagaaaaggtgaaagaggCTATGCTTCATGCATGGAGTTCTTATGAAAAGTATGCATGGGGCCAAGATGAACTCCAG CCACAATCAAAGAATGGTGTCAATAGTTTTGGTGGTCTTGGAGCAACTCTTGTAGACTCTCTTGATACATTGTACATAATGGGCCTAGAAGATGAATTCCAAAGAGCTAGAGA ATGGGTTGCAAACTCTTTAGATTTCAACAAGGACTATGTAGCCAGTGTTTTTGAGACAACCATAAG AGTTGTTGGTGGACTACTCAGTGCATATGATCTCTCTGGGGatgaaatatttcttgagaagGCCAAAGATATTGCTGATAGGTTGCTACCTGCGTGGAATACAGCCTCAGGGATCCCTTATAATAGAATCAACTTAGCTCATGGCAACCCACATAATCCTGGATGGACTGGG GGAGACAGTGTCTTGGCAGATTCTGGCACTGAGCAGCTTGAATTTATAGCTCTATCCCAGAGGACAGGAGACCCTAAATACCAGCAgaag GTGGAGAATGTAATCACACAATTTCAGAAGACATTTCCTAGTGATGGTTTGCTTCCAATCTTCATAAATCCTCATTCAGGCACAGCATCACACTCAACAATTACATTTGGTGCTATGGGTGATAG CTTCTATGAGTACTTACTCAAAGCCTGGGTACAAGGAAACAAAACTGAAGCTGTGAAGCATTACAG ACAAATGTGGGAAACATCCATGGAAGGCTTGTTAAGCTTGATTCGGAAGACCTCTCCATCTTCTTTCACGTATATTTGTGAGAAAAATGGTGATTCTCTGTCTGACAAG ATGGATGAACTGGCATGCTTTGTTCCAGGCATGTTAGCCTTAGGATCTTCTGGTTATGGCCCAGAAAAAGCTGAGAAAATTTTATCACTTGCCAAAGAG CTTGCTTGGACATGTTATAATTTCTACCAATCAACTCCAACAAATTTAGCAGGAGAAAACTATTTCTTTCGTAATGGAGCG GACATGAGTGTTGGCACGTCATGGAACATACTGAGACCAGAGACTGTTGAGTCACTTGTGTATCTCTGGCGTTTCACTGGGAACAAAACATACCAAGATTGGGGCTGGAACATATTCCAGGCATTTGAAAAGAACTCTCGCATAGATTCCGGTTATGTCGGACTGAGGGAT GTTAATACAGGTTCCAAGGACAATATGATGCAGAGTTTCTTCCTTGCGGAGACACTCAAGTATCTCTATCTCCTTTTCTCTCCTCCGTCATTAATCTCCTTTGATGAATGGGTTTTCAACACAGAAGCCCATCCTCTGAGGATCATCCCGCGAAATGATAAAGAAGAGAGCCTCAGAGCAGATGGAAAAGCAAATTCAAGACCTGTCCATAAGCGGTTTGGCCGAAAGCATGGAAGAACTGGATATAATTGA
- the LOC105050403 gene encoding large ribosomal subunit protein uL30y has translation MATEEAKAVIPESVLKKRKREEEWALAKKKALEAKKKKDRENRKLIFSRAQQYAKEYETQEKELIRLKRDARMKGGFYVCPEAKLLFIIRIRGINAMHPKTRKILQLLRLRQIFNGVFLKVNKATINMLRRVEPYVTYGYPNLKSVRELIYKRGYGKLNKQRTPLSDNSIIEQALGKYGIICIEDLIHEIMTVGPHFKEANNFLWPFKLKAPLGGLKKKRKHYVEGGDAGNRENYINELIRRMN, from the exons ATGGCGACGGAGGAAGCGAAGGCGGTGATCCCGGAATCGGtgctgaagaagaggaagagggaggagGAATGGGCGCTGGCGAAGAAGAAGGCGCTCGaggccaagaagaagaaggacCGTGAGAACCGGAAGCTCATCTTTAGCAGAGCCCAGCAATATGCCAAAGAGTACGAGACCCAG GAGAAGGAGCTGATCCGTTTGAAGAGAGACGCGAGGATGAAGGGAGGATTTTATGTTTGCCCCGAAGCCAAGCTGCTCTTTATCATTCGAATCCGAGG TATCAACGCCATGCACCCAAAAACCCGAAAGATTTTGCAGCTCCTTCGTCTCAGACAG ATATTTAATGGAGTGTTCCTGAAAGTTAACAAGGCCACCATCAACATGTTGCGTAGGGTCGAGCCTTATGTGACATATGG GTATCCTAACTTGAAGAGTGTCAGGGAGTTGATTTACAAGAGAGGATATGGGAAGTTGAACAAGCAGAGGACTCCTCTCTCGGACAATTCAATTATTGAACAG GCCTTAGGGAAGTATGGCATTATCTGCATCGAAGACCTCATTCATGAGATCATGACTGTCGGGCCACACTTCAAGGAGGCAAACAACTTCCTGTGGCCATTCAAGCTTAAGGCACCATTGGGTGgcctgaagaagaagaggaaacactATGTTGAGGGAGGGGATGCTGGAAACCGTGAGAATTACATCAATGAGCTCATCAGAAGAATGAACTAG